The nucleotide sequence GGAGCCACCCGCCGATGCTGACGCCCCATCACCGGCGCGCGCAGCTGATGGCGGAACTGGGCGTCGACGCGGTGCTGGTGCTGCCGTTCACGCTGGAGTTCTCGCGCCTGGACGCCGGGGATTTCGTCCGCCAGGTGCTGGTCGACGCGCTGCACGCGCAAATCGTGGTCGAGGGGCGGAACTTCCGCTTCGGGCACAAGGCCACCGGCAACGTCGCGCTGCTCGAAGAACTGGGCGCGCGATACGACTTCACCGTGGTCGAGCCGGAGCTGTACACCGACGGGGAGACGGTGTTCTCCTCGACGGTCGTGCGCGCCCGGGTCGGCGAGGGCGACGTCGCGGGCGCCCGGGAGATCCTCGGCCGCCCGCACCGCGTGGAGGGCGTCGTGGTGCGCGGCGACCAGCGCGGGCGCGAGATGGGGTATCCGACGGCCAACCTGGAGACGCTGCCCTACACCGCGATCCCGGCCGACGGGGTGTACGCGGGCTGGCTCGTCATCGCGGGCGAGCGGCTGCCCGCGGCGATCTCGGTGGGCACCAACCCGACGTTCGACGGCACCGAGCGCCGTGTCGAGGCGTACGCGCTCGACCGCACGGATCTGGACCTCTACGGCGTGCACGTCAGCGTCGAGTTCCTGGCGTGGCTGCGCGGTATGGAGAAGTTCGACTCGATCGAGGCGCTGCTGGAGCGCATGGCCGACGACGTCAAGCGGGCACGCGAGTTGGTCGACGCGTACGACGCGGCGGCCTGACGGCGGAGCCGCCGGCGAGGGGCCGACGGCCGAGGGGCTCCCACCCGCGCGGTGGGAGCCCCTCGGCATTCCGGTCCTCTGCCGTCAGCCCTGCGGGGGGCCGGGCTGCTGCCACGCCTGCCCGGGGTAGGGCTGCTGACCCGGCTGCGGCTGCTGTTGCGGGTGTTGGTGCTGCGGCGGCTGCGGTGCGG is from Yinghuangia sp. ASG 101 and encodes:
- a CDS encoding bifunctional riboflavin kinase/FAD synthetase, giving the protein MQRWRGLEDVPTDWGRSVVTIGSYDGVHRGHQRVMAQAVEIARERGLPSVVVTFDPHPSEVVRPGSHPPMLTPHHRRAQLMAELGVDAVLVLPFTLEFSRLDAGDFVRQVLVDALHAQIVVEGRNFRFGHKATGNVALLEELGARYDFTVVEPELYTDGETVFSSTVVRARVGEGDVAGAREILGRPHRVEGVVVRGDQRGREMGYPTANLETLPYTAIPADGVYAGWLVIAGERLPAAISVGTNPTFDGTERRVEAYALDRTDLDLYGVHVSVEFLAWLRGMEKFDSIEALLERMADDVKRARELVDAYDAAA